Part of the Zygotorulaspora mrakii chromosome 2, complete sequence genome, CCTACAACAAAAGACAGTAAGCAAGTCCAGGAAGAAGACagacaagaaaatgttaatgctgatgctgatgatgacgatgattGGGAATAGTCAAGAATAACTTTCTTTTAGGCTTTATTACGGATATGTAGTACTCATATCGCTTATGTATCTTGCTATATTCACAATATAATGACGGTTTCAAATACCATACACTCTATGATAAAATAATACATAAGCATTTGAAGTGATGCATTCGGTTTTGGTTCTCACTGGTCTGCAATTTGTGTCATCAAAGTAATACCATCCTCTATTGATTCCTTTGTCAACATACGCCGTATAATGGCCACCGTAAAGACTGCCGGAATGCGATGCAACAGCATAAAGCTTGTAGGTAAATGGAGGGATTTGACCCCTTGTAGGCAGCTCATCGGTGACACCTGGTGGTAATCTTCCATCAAAATCGCTAGCCCAATACGAGGTGAGATCTAGAAGAAATGGATATTCAACAAAAACGTTGTTCTTGTTCAACATATTATCAAATCTCTTAAGATGAATGACCAGATTTCTTGGTAATCGCGTTATGGTTAGTTTTTTTGTAGATGGCTGTTTTTTCTTACAAGTAGAACAGGACCATTGCTCATCTGTTTCTAATTCTTCAGTTTTTGTAAACTCATTGAAGCAGTCTTCTATTGTACATGACTTTACATGTGGCACTGGAACAGAGAGTACCGTGAAAGGTTGGTATGTCGTAGATGTGAGTCCACACACTTTGCAGCACAACTGAGATGCATATTGCCCTTGAAACAAATCGACTATTACACTGAAATCGGTAGTTAAAAACCTTTCCCATTCGATGGATGATGCTATTCGCATCGATAGACGTTCGCGCATTTTCTCAGCATCAGGAGACAGTTCTTTTAAAGGCGGATTGTTGCCACATTGATTTAAATCCTCATGTAAGCCATCAAGCAAGAACTGACAAAACTCTTGACAATCTTGTTGACCTGACCCCTTAAACAAGGAATTGATTGAACCACACGCCATTTTAAATTGTATCGGTTTGACTGCTTTGCCCTTTTCTTTAAGTTTGAAAGCACCCTGTTGATGCATTGTGTGAATTAGTCTGGCAAAGAATTTAGCCAGCACACCTTTGGACCCCAATCTGCTGTTCAGATTTATGTGCTTCTCGTAGGAgttattcaagaaaatatttgtCAACTCATGAGTTCCCAATAAACATTGTACAATGCAACTGATGTAACATGAATTTCCCATGTTTTCTAAACCTACAGTAAAATCGagatcatatttttctgtatGCTGTGTGGTATGTGACTTCGAGGAGTCCTGCATAGGCAACTGAGGTAGTAAGGGAATAGGTTGAGTTGGTGGCTTAGAAATAGTTGCTGAGCTAGTGAGAGAAGtattttgatttaaaaATCCCTTGTTATTCGTATAAATTCTTGGGGGTTGAGCAGAAATGCTATGTTTACTGATTGAAGTCAAAGCCCTTGAGCTTATTGGTGATATGTGCCCATGATTGAcgattctttttttaccCTTCTCTTCTGCTAGTAGATGGGGAGTCTCTGGATAATGAGTAAACACATCGCTATCACTTCCTGAGGAATGATCTATGATAGATGTTTTGCAGGGAAGTTTGGATGATAAACTTGTGAGTGAGGATGAAAACATGTTTTTAAAGCCTGCTGGCGGCGGTTGCTGTTGATGTCTCTGAAAGGCACTGAATCCATTATTAGGCGATTCAGATAACATTTCCTTCATTGATCCATCCATCGACGCGCTGATACTAGGAGAATGGTCTGGCAGACTTTGGAAGCGCAGCGTGGAATTTCTTCCATTTAGATATAGCTGATCGCCAGATTTGTCATCAATCTCAGTGATACAATCTCCATTATTAGATAtccaatttgaaattccAGCTTTCAGAAcgaatatttttgaatctgcTCTCAAGGGCTTGCCAAAGGATCTGTTCATAAATAGATCCAAAAGTACCATTTCCTGTTGGTAGTTGTGATTTGATTTGTTCCTCTCATCAGGCTCGCTTGTATAAAGAAcaatgaattcaaaatcagtTCTGTTCCGAAAAAGATCTATTTCTTTCTGCGGTGAAGTGATTAGGGATCTCTTCTCCACATCTATATCTGTATAGtcacttttgaaagaaattggcTCTATGCAGActatgtttttgaaattaataTGCTTTTTATTGAACTCCGCTCTGGGCCGTATATCCAGGAGTAATGTAGAGTCATTGTAGTGAAATAATAAATGTTTTAATTGGTCAACCGATATAAAAGTACCGGAATCAAACGTTTTTGAGTCTTTCTCAATTCCATTGTCGATTGTAGCTGCACCTGAGCTTTCTGGTCCACAATGTTCCCTCAGGAAATGCTTGATCTGGGcaattttatcatcattcaGTAAACTCTTAACTAGCATATTATAGATTTCCATTAATTTCTGATCATTCGAATTGCTCTGTCTTTTAACCGTCTGAAATTCCTGAAGATTGGGTAGTTTGTTGAGTATGTTGATGTGAACAATTTTGTAATAGATGTAAGCTGCCTcataaatttcaaacagtTCACTTTCTGTCAAACCGTCACGTTccattttcagtttcttgTACACGTCCCGATATGCTTCAAGTGTATCCAAACAGTGCTGCAGGACAGTCATCATATCATTACTGCGATTATGAAAGTCATCTTCCTGAAAAACGAATTTCTCTGCTAATCGTGAAAGCGTAGGTATACCTTTGCAGTACTTTTTAATTGGCTCAGTTTTCATCTCAGTCATCAGGGAAATATAATGAGTTCCTGTTCCTCACTGGTACTATTCTCCCACACAATGAGGCCGCCTATGGAGCCAAGGACTCGTAACTCAGACAAACAACACTTAGAATAGTCTAGTAGCTCCTTTATGCCGACAACTGCTCACGACTGAGAAGCctcctttttctttattaaTCTCCGATGGTGATTCATTTAATTCAGGGTGGCGCTTTATAATCACCCAAAAAGGTCACGTGCATGACTCGATTTCTAAATATTATTTGAATATAACGAGCCTCAACGGATCTCTGTGTGCCATCCAAAACTATTGTTGATCCAAAGACTGATGCAGCTTGCACTGTACTTTCCAACATCAGAACAGGCTTATTCACGTATTGATCGccaaaattcaaattcaattcaattcaacagaaaagtaaaaaaatttattgcCA contains:
- the DOA4 gene encoding ubiquitin-specific protease DOA4 (similar to Saccharomyces cerevisiae DOA4 (YDR069C) and UBP5 (YER144C); ancestral locus Anc_8.188) produces the protein MTEMKTEPIKKYCKGIPTLSRLAEKFVFQEDDFHNRSNDMMTVLQHCLDTLEAYRDVYKKLKMERDGLTESELFEIYEAAYIYYKIVHINILNKLPNLQEFQTVKRQSNSNDQKLMEIYNMLVKSLLNDDKIAQIKHFLREHCGPESSGAATIDNGIEKDSKTFDSGTFISVDQLKHLLFHYNDSTLLLDIRPRAEFNKKHINFKNIVCIEPISFKSDYTDIDVEKRSLITSPQKEIDLFRNRTDFEFIVLYTSEPDERNKSNHNYQQEMVLLDLFMNRSFGKPLRADSKIFVLKAGISNWISNNGDCITEIDDKSGDQLYLNGRNSTLRFQSLPDHSPSISASMDGSMKEMLSESPNNGFSAFQRHQQQPPPAGFKNMFSSSLTSLSSKLPCKTSIIDHSSGSDSDVFTHYPETPHLLAEEKGKKRIVNHGHISPISSRALTSISKHSISAQPPRIYTNNKGFLNQNTSLTSSATISKPPTQPIPLLPQLPMQDSSKSHTTQHTEKYDLDFTVGLENMGNSCYISCIVQCLLGTHELTNIFLNNSYEKHINLNSRLGSKGVLAKFFARLIHTMHQQGAFKLKEKGKAVKPIQFKMACGSINSLFKGSGQQDCQEFCQFLLDGLHEDLNQCGNNPPLKELSPDAEKMRERLSMRIASSIEWERFLTTDFSVIVDLFQGQYASQLCCKVCGLTSTTYQPFTVLSVPVPHVKSCTIEDCFNEFTKTEELETDEQWSCSTCKKKQPSTKKLTITRLPRNLVIHLKRFDNMLNKNNVFVEYPFLLDLTSYWASDFDGRLPPGVTDELPTRGQIPPFTYKLYAVASHSGSLYGGHYTAYVDKGINRGWYYFDDTNCRPVRTKTECITSNAYVLFYHRVYGI